From Drosophila subpulchrella strain 33 F10 #4 breed RU33 unplaced genomic scaffold, RU_Dsub_v1.1 Primary Assembly Seq354, whole genome shotgun sequence, the proteins below share one genomic window:
- the LOC119560896 gene encoding origin recognition complex subunit 2 yields MSASNKGGYKTPRKQNLKSIENLTNSEESEDLDTAIVEDAEESQTKVTRRRSTRRPSPTKKYQAYKEEAHGKEQEERVVVNYVEMSDEDSNEPEDDEEGEESVEKSENAARPTSKDLNLIQSEYNVAGTSMFGFNTPKKRDAMALAALNATPRTPKTPKTPRLGVKTPDTKRKKSTDQPKTPAHVRSRVKNHIARIVADSDEDFSGDESDFRPSDEDSSSSSSSSDGGHSSDNDAADDEPKTPCKARRVIVVPVLPKTPSAARLRQSARAKKSNEFVPESDGYFHSHASSKILTSDHTLDRLKNPRLAADRVFSLLSEVKLSTEHEGSINAIMEEYRSYFPKWMCILNEGFNILLYGLGSKRQLLQSFHREVLEKQTVLVVNGFFPSLTLKDMLDSITSEILDAGVSPANPHEAVDMIEEEFALIPETHLFLIVHNLDGAMLRNVKAQAILSRLSRVPNIHLLASIDHINTPLLWDQGKLSSFNFSWWDCTTMLPYTNETAFENSLLVQNSGELALSSMRSVFSSLTTNSRGIYMLIVKYQLKNKGNATYQGMPFRDLYSSCREAFLVSSDLALRAQLTEFLDHKLVKSKRSVDGSEQLTIPIDGGLLQQFLEEQEKK; encoded by the exons ATGAGTGCCAGCAACAAAGGCGGCTACAAGACGCCGCGGAAGCAGAACCTCAAGTCCATCGAAAACCTCACCAACTCCGAGGAATCCGAAGATCTGGACACAGCAATTGTGGAGGATGCGGAGGAGTCGCAGACCAAGGTCACCAGACGCCGCTCCACCCGCCGTCCAAGTCCCACCAAGAAGTACCAGGCCTACAAGGAGGAAGCCCATGGAAAAGAGCAGGAGGAGCGCGTTGTAGTGAATTATGTGGAGATGTCGGATGAGGACAGCAATGAGCCGGAGGATGATGAAGAAGGCGAAGAAAGTGTTGAGAAATCGGAGAATGCCGCCCGCCCCACTTCCAAGGATCTCAATCTCATCCAATCCGAGTACAATGTGGCCGGCACCAGCATGTTTGGATTCAACACGCCCAAGAAACGCGATGCCATGGCCCTGGCCGCCCTAAACGCCACGCCCCGCACACCTAAGACTCCAAAAACTCCACGACTGGGTGTCAAAACTCCCGACACCAAGCGCAAGAAGTCCACGGACCAGCCAAAGACACCAGCCCATGTGCGCAGTCGAGTCAAGAATC ATATTGCCAGAATAGTGGCAGACTCGGATGAGGATTTCTCCGGGGACGAGAGCGACTTCCGGCCCAGTGATGAGGACTCCTCCTCCAGCAGCAGTAGCAGTGATGGTGGTCACTCCTCGGACAACGATGCCGCCGACGATGAGCCCAAGACGCCCTGCAAGGCACGGCGAGTCATTGTGGTGCCCGTTCTGCCCAAAACACCATCGGCAGCTCGTCTCCGTCAATCGGCGAGGGCCAAGAAATCGAATGAGTTTGTGCCCGAGAGCGATGGCTACTTCCACTCGCATGCCAGCAGCAAGATTCTTACTTCGGATCACACTTTGGATCGCTTGAAGAATCCCCGCCTGGCCGCCGATCGTGTGTTTAGTTTGCTGTCCGAAGTTAAGCTATCCACGGAGCACGAGGGATCCATTAATGCCATAATGGAAGAGTATCGTTCATACTTTCCCAAGTGGATGTGCATCCTGAACGAGGGCTTCAACATACTGCTGTACGGATTGGGCTCCAAGCGGCAGTTGTTGCAGTCATTCCACCGGGAGGTTTTGGAGAAACAAACTGTGCTGGTGGTGAATGGCTTTTTTCCCAGCCTGACACTCAAAGATATGCTGGACAGCATCACAAGCGAGATTTTGGATGCGGGCGTTAGTCCTGCCAATCCGCATGAGGCGGTGGACATGATCGAGGAGGAGTTCGCCCTCATACCGGAGACACATTTGTTCTTAATTGTCCACAATTTGGATGGAGCGATGTTGCGGAACGTGAAGGCACAGGCGATTCTATCACGTCTGTCGCGGGTGCCAAACATTCATCTGCTGGCCTCCATCGATCACATTAACACCCCACTGC TTTGGGACCAAGGAAAGCTGAGCAGCTTCAACTTCTCGTGGTGGGATTGCACAACCATGCTGCCATATACGAATGAAACTGCCTTCGAGAACTCGCTGCTGGTGCAGAATTCCGGCGAATTGGCCCTCTCCTCGATGCGCAGTGTGTTCTCCTCGCTGACGACCAACTCGCGTGGCATCTACATGCTGATTGTCAAGTACCAACTGAAGAATAAGGGCAATGCCACGTACCAGGGCATGCCGTTTAGGGATCTCTACTCGAGTTGCCGCGAAGCCTTCTTGGTCAGCTCCGATCTTGCGTTGCGTGCCCAGCTCACCGAGTTCCTCGATCACAAACTGGTCAAGTCGAAGCGAAGCGTTGATGGCTCCGAACAGCTAACCATTCCCATCGATGGCGGACTGCTGCAGCAGTTCCTCGAGGAGCAGGAGAAGAAATAG
- the LOC119560895 gene encoding protein roadkill isoform X4, whose product MAVSRVPSPPLPEVNTPVAENWCYTQVKVVKFSYMWTINNFSFCREEMGEVLKSSTFSAGANDKLKWCLRVNPKGLDEESKDYLSLYLLLVSCNKSEVRAKFKFSILNAKREETKAMESQRAYRFVQGKDWGFKKFIRRDFLLDEANGLLPEDKLTIFCEVSVVADSVNISGQSNIVQFKVPECKLSEDLGNLFDNEKFSDVTLSVGGREFQAHKAILAARSDVFAAMFEHEMEERKLNRVAITDVDHEVLKEMLRFIYTGKAPNLEKMADDLLAAADKYALEKLKVMCEEALCVNLSVETAAETLILADLHSADQLKAQTIDFINTHATDVMETSGWQNMITTHSHLIAEAFRALATQQIPPIGPPRKRVKMS is encoded by the exons ATGGCGGTCAGCCGTGTACCCTCGCCGCCCTTGCCGGAGGTTAATACGCCAGTCGCCGAGAACTGGTGTTATACGCAG GTCAAAGTGGTTAAATTTAGTTATATGTGGACCATAAATAACTTTAGTTTTTGTCGGGAGGAGATGGGTGAAGTACTCAAATCGTCCACATTCTCAGCCGGTGCTAATGACAAACTGAAATG GTGTTTACGGGTTAACCCCAAGGGTCTCGACGAGGAGAGCAAGGATTacctttcattatatttaCTGTTAGTTTCGTGTAATAAATCAGAAGTCAGAGCCAAGTTCAAATTTTCCATATTGAATGCCAAGCGTGAGGAAACCAAAGCCATGGAATCCCAAAG AGCTTACCGTTTTGTGCAGGGCAAAGATTGGGGCTTCAAGAAGTTCATCCGCCGCGACTTCCTGCTGGACGAGGCCAACGGCCTGCTGCCGGAGGACAAACTGACCATCTTCTGCGAGGTCAGCGTCGTGGCGGACAGCGTGAACATCTCCGGACAATCCAACATCGTGCAGTTCAAAGTGCCCGAGTGCAAGCTGTCCGAGGATCTCGGCAATCTCTTTGACAACGAGAAGTTCAGCGACGTCACGCTCTCCGTGGGCGGTCGAGAGTTCCAGGCGCACAAGGCCATACTGGCAG cGCGCAGCGATGTCTTTGCGGCCATGTTTGAGCATGAGATGGAGGAGCGTAAGCTGAATCGTGTCGCCATAACCGATGTGGATCATGAGGTTCTTAAAGAAATGCTGCGATTCATATACACGGGCAAGGCGCCCAATCTAGAAAAAATGGCTGATGATCTCCTAGCGGCTGCTGATAAG TATGCACTCGAAAAGCTGAAAGTGATGTGCGAGGAGGCGCTGTGCGTCAATCTCTCTGTAGAAACAGCAGCCGAAACACTAATATTAGCTGATCTCCACAGTGCGGATCAATTGAAAGCACAAACGATAGATTTCATAAATAC TCATGCCACCGATGTGATGGAAACCTCCGGATGGCAAAATATGATCACAACACATTCACATTTGATAGCGGAGGCATTTCGTGCGCTCGCAACACAACAAATCCCACCAATTGGACCACCAAGGAAACGCGTGAAAATGAGCTGA
- the LOC119560895 gene encoding protein roadkill isoform X3, whose product MALARLPVNECQASQTARVTSNLHASSSTMAVSRVPSPPLPEVNTPVAENWCYTQVKVVKFSYMWTINNFSFCREEMGEVLKSSTFSAGANDKLKWCLRVNPKGLDEESKDYLSLYLLLVSCNKSEVRAKFKFSILNAKREETKAMESQRAYRFVQGKDWGFKKFIRRDFLLDEANGLLPEDKLTIFCEVSVVADSVNISGQSNIVQFKVPECKLSEDLGNLFDNEKFSDVTLSVGGREFQAHKAILAARSDVFAAMFEHEMEERKLNRVAITDVDHEVLKEMLRFIYTGKAPNLEKMADDLLAAADKYALEKLKVMCEEALCVNLSVETAAETLILADLHSADQLKAQTIDFINTHATDVMETSGWQNMITTHSHLIAEAFRALATQQIPPIGPPRKRVKMS is encoded by the exons ATTGCCGGTGAACGAATGCCAGGCAAGCCAAACAGCTAGAGTCACCTCGAACCTGCACGCATCCAGTAGCACGATGGCGGTCAGCCGTGTACCCTCGCCGCCCTTGCCGGAGGTTAATACGCCAGTCGCCGAGAACTGGTGTTATACGCAG GTCAAAGTGGTTAAATTTAGTTATATGTGGACCATAAATAACTTTAGTTTTTGTCGGGAGGAGATGGGTGAAGTACTCAAATCGTCCACATTCTCAGCCGGTGCTAATGACAAACTGAAATG GTGTTTACGGGTTAACCCCAAGGGTCTCGACGAGGAGAGCAAGGATTacctttcattatatttaCTGTTAGTTTCGTGTAATAAATCAGAAGTCAGAGCCAAGTTCAAATTTTCCATATTGAATGCCAAGCGTGAGGAAACCAAAGCCATGGAATCCCAAAG AGCTTACCGTTTTGTGCAGGGCAAAGATTGGGGCTTCAAGAAGTTCATCCGCCGCGACTTCCTGCTGGACGAGGCCAACGGCCTGCTGCCGGAGGACAAACTGACCATCTTCTGCGAGGTCAGCGTCGTGGCGGACAGCGTGAACATCTCCGGACAATCCAACATCGTGCAGTTCAAAGTGCCCGAGTGCAAGCTGTCCGAGGATCTCGGCAATCTCTTTGACAACGAGAAGTTCAGCGACGTCACGCTCTCCGTGGGCGGTCGAGAGTTCCAGGCGCACAAGGCCATACTGGCAG cGCGCAGCGATGTCTTTGCGGCCATGTTTGAGCATGAGATGGAGGAGCGTAAGCTGAATCGTGTCGCCATAACCGATGTGGATCATGAGGTTCTTAAAGAAATGCTGCGATTCATATACACGGGCAAGGCGCCCAATCTAGAAAAAATGGCTGATGATCTCCTAGCGGCTGCTGATAAG TATGCACTCGAAAAGCTGAAAGTGATGTGCGAGGAGGCGCTGTGCGTCAATCTCTCTGTAGAAACAGCAGCCGAAACACTAATATTAGCTGATCTCCACAGTGCGGATCAATTGAAAGCACAAACGATAGATTTCATAAATAC TCATGCCACCGATGTGATGGAAACCTCCGGATGGCAAAATATGATCACAACACATTCACATTTGATAGCGGAGGCATTTCGTGCGCTCGCAACACAACAAATCCCACCAATTGGACCACCAAGGAAACGCGTGAAAATGAGCTGA
- the LOC119560895 gene encoding protein roadkill isoform X2 — MDLIQEPRLPVNECQASQTARVTSNLHASSSTMAVSRVPSPPLPEVNTPVAENWCYTQVKVVKFSYMWTINNFSFCREEMGEVLKSSTFSAGANDKLKWCLRVNPKGLDEESKDYLSLYLLLVSCNKSEVRAKFKFSILNAKREETKAMESQRAYRFVQGKDWGFKKFIRRDFLLDEANGLLPEDKLTIFCEVSVVADSVNISGQSNIVQFKVPECKLSEDLGNLFDNEKFSDVTLSVGGREFQAHKAILAARSDVFAAMFEHEMEERKLNRVAITDVDHEVLKEMLRFIYTGKAPNLEKMADDLLAAADKYALEKLKVMCEEALCVNLSVETAAETLILADLHSADQLKAQTIDFINTHATDVMETSGWQNMITTHSHLIAEAFRALATQQIPPIGPPRKRVKMS; from the exons ATGGATCTCATACAAGAGCCAAG ATTGCCGGTGAACGAATGCCAGGCAAGCCAAACAGCTAGAGTCACCTCGAACCTGCACGCATCCAGTAGCACGATGGCGGTCAGCCGTGTACCCTCGCCGCCCTTGCCGGAGGTTAATACGCCAGTCGCCGAGAACTGGTGTTATACGCAG GTCAAAGTGGTTAAATTTAGTTATATGTGGACCATAAATAACTTTAGTTTTTGTCGGGAGGAGATGGGTGAAGTACTCAAATCGTCCACATTCTCAGCCGGTGCTAATGACAAACTGAAATG GTGTTTACGGGTTAACCCCAAGGGTCTCGACGAGGAGAGCAAGGATTacctttcattatatttaCTGTTAGTTTCGTGTAATAAATCAGAAGTCAGAGCCAAGTTCAAATTTTCCATATTGAATGCCAAGCGTGAGGAAACCAAAGCCATGGAATCCCAAAG AGCTTACCGTTTTGTGCAGGGCAAAGATTGGGGCTTCAAGAAGTTCATCCGCCGCGACTTCCTGCTGGACGAGGCCAACGGCCTGCTGCCGGAGGACAAACTGACCATCTTCTGCGAGGTCAGCGTCGTGGCGGACAGCGTGAACATCTCCGGACAATCCAACATCGTGCAGTTCAAAGTGCCCGAGTGCAAGCTGTCCGAGGATCTCGGCAATCTCTTTGACAACGAGAAGTTCAGCGACGTCACGCTCTCCGTGGGCGGTCGAGAGTTCCAGGCGCACAAGGCCATACTGGCAG cGCGCAGCGATGTCTTTGCGGCCATGTTTGAGCATGAGATGGAGGAGCGTAAGCTGAATCGTGTCGCCATAACCGATGTGGATCATGAGGTTCTTAAAGAAATGCTGCGATTCATATACACGGGCAAGGCGCCCAATCTAGAAAAAATGGCTGATGATCTCCTAGCGGCTGCTGATAAG TATGCACTCGAAAAGCTGAAAGTGATGTGCGAGGAGGCGCTGTGCGTCAATCTCTCTGTAGAAACAGCAGCCGAAACACTAATATTAGCTGATCTCCACAGTGCGGATCAATTGAAAGCACAAACGATAGATTTCATAAATAC TCATGCCACCGATGTGATGGAAACCTCCGGATGGCAAAATATGATCACAACACATTCACATTTGATAGCGGAGGCATTTCGTGCGCTCGCAACACAACAAATCCCACCAATTGGACCACCAAGGAAACGCGTGAAAATGAGCTGA